CTAATTgcataaaagaaaatgaatcaGCAAGAcgggggaattttttttagtgtGTTCCTTTAATTAGTGAAAGCGTCTTTTCTTAGTAAGTAAAAAAAGTAACTCGTAGCGCAATTACGATCAATctattataatacaattacaaaaatatgacAATGAACAAAGTGTAGAAGGGCGTTAGATTATACATCTAATAAATTACTTAAATATCGTAGGTGTATTATGCAAGTACAGTACGTATGTAAAGTACAATTACACACAGTCGGAACGATCCTGTTCCATGTTTTGTGTCACAGCGCTGCAAATGTACACAATATTACATTTTGTATACAGTAAAACCAGTCTCATTCCGGATCAAGATTTACAATTATAGTTTCAAAAATGAGCAAGCAGGGACAATATTGTAGGGGGAACAATTCTTTCTAAAAGGCACATTAGTAGGAAATATCTAGTGACTCCacgacttcatttttttttctctttcaactAAAAtcgatatgaaaaaattgggctGCATAGTAAGTGCAAGAAATAAAGCAATTCGCAAACTTGAGTTTAAATCACTGGAACACAGTTGTCACTTTTGATGTGAATATTATACTAATTTGAGCATACCGAATAAGACCCCCGACACTTAATCATATCCAAATAGATAAATGCGCGCAGTAACCGATTCATTACGAGATTCCATACCTTCCTCTGTTTATTTCTAGCATATTTGAAAACTAGCATCAGCACGGGGAACAAAATCGTAATGACAAAGTCGCAGTAAATAGACATGGTCGAAAATTTTCCTTATCCTGAAATAAGCTACGAACGGGTGAAGCAAGTCTGATGAGGGCCCTAATTTTTTGACGAGATGTTCAACGATATTTACTCGTGCCAACATTTCCCTTCATTTAACGTCATGAAGGCCAAGAATTCCATTTCACGCTGAAGAGGTTCCTACCATATTTTCGTTACCATTAAATGTAGAAAATGGATTAGCAAAAACAACGGTATAATTGATTACCGTCAACAAAATTCGCTTTCCAAATTTTGATCCAGTAGAATATatcaagtaaaataaaatattttcatcgataGGAGTCTGTCTAATTAAAGAGATACGCGATTCACGTAAGCAGTGAtatatctgaaaaatttcattacgtATTTAAGAACAGCAAATGATCTGATATGATTATTGTTCTCTTTTGGCAAGGAGATATCTGGACAATAATCCAACTACCATCTCCCACTTAGCTGCATGATGTAAATAAAGTATCAAAACGTTATTTTAAATAGAAGAAACGTGCCTGGCATGATCAGGCAAACAAGAAATATATTCGTACGTGAGAGTATCTCACCAAAATGTTAtttgtgcaaatatttttcaagcgTCAGCGTCTTATTGGCTCGCCTGAAATCTCAGTAATATTACATTCGTGCATTTTTTGTATAGTTTGGCATTTGCGAGACGTATTACATACTGTTAGCGCCAGTTAGTGtttcagaattaaaaaaattttgatctcaCTCGCACTTGaacgattttcaatttgcCATCATTCGGTACATTATCATTTTGTACAATAACATTTTGTAACTAGAAAAATGCTCTTGTTGAAATGGCACAGAAATGTAAGTTTCATGACTTTTATCACCAAATACGATTTCGGCGGCGATTCCAGATTTTGTCGAAGACAAGCTTTTCAGGGTGCGAGTGCGAGCgaaatccaaaatttttttattgcgaaATACTCTAGTGGCTATCAATTATTGAACTCTAAATTTTATAGCTGTAGGCTTTTGGTTTGTGTAAGCTGAATGTTTCAAAAGCTGTGTATCGCAAAACTCGCCAATACTTTCAATTGACAGCGTGATATTTTATTCGGATATCAAACCCCTGCACCATATTCATAGATTATGTAATCTGTGCGATGAACACATTGGATGCATTAAGCGTATAAGCACAGCGGAATTCCGATAATGACGGAAGTTGTTATTCAATGATAATCAATTGTATAAGCGCATGTTGCATCAGCAAATAGGATGAATCATTCGAAGCCTATTAGTCCTGTAGTTTCTCCGATACGTTAAGCCCCTTCAATTCTTCGGGCGAGTATACACCTTTCTCTGTAACTATGCCTGTGATCAACGCAGCTGGTGTTACGTCAAACGCCGGATTCCAGCATTGTATACCCGCAGCAGCAACTCGCTGATCGTTTATGTGCGTCATCTCTCTTTCCGGTCTTTCTTCAATGATGATACGATCGCCGTTGGGAATGGTAAAGTCGATGGAGGTGAAAGGAGCGGCGACATAAAATGGCACACTGTGGTAATTTGCGACAACTgcgatctgaaaaaaaaattaccatggTTCTCGAACTGACTAGGCATCGAAGGATTTGTTTTAAGAGCCGGTGTAATtagctgaagaaaaaaaagaataagccAGATAGAATCACAGGATTAAAAAAACgtcagagaattttttattttacttgatAAGTTCCTATTTTATTCGCTGTATCGCCATTCGCCGCAACTCTATCAGCACCGACAATAACTGCAGATATAGTTCTGGACTTCATTAATGCCGCCACCATGTCGTCGCATATCAAAGTAGCAGGCATTTTCTCGTGAACTAACTCGTAAGCAGTCAGTCGTGCACCTTGATTATACGGCCTCGTTTCGGTGCAATAAACTTGTTCTGTAACAAACAAAGAACTCGGTAATAATAACAGTGATTTGTTTAAGTCACGCGCATTGGGATGTGttaagaaaacaataaaaataaaattttcaacatcgcAATTCAAGCACTTACCTTTGTTGAGTACACTGTGATATGCACACAGAAAAGACGAGTCAAGTATACTTGAACGGTAAATAAGATAAGACATGAAAAATAAGCTTCTTTAGTAGCAATAGTATCAGGAGTTCGAATCGAAACGAAAACGTAAGACCATCAACATAAAGCAATACAATAATCGAATCGTAGATGaaacaaatgtattttattataaaagaatGTGAATACCTGGTTTCTCAGTAAAGTAATGGTGATATTAGTCGCTAAAGAAAAGTGGTTTCTAGTTGATTAATCGTACAAGTAAATATCCTTTATGATTCAAGAGTAAATAAGAAGATATGAGTAAATAAGAAGGCCTTACCGAGTTTTTTATCTGCATGCAATGTTCTAATAACACCTAAGGCTGTGCCGTATCCCGCAGTGGCAAGGCTGCCAGTATTACAATGGGTGAGAACCCTCACCAAACTATCTCCTGCCCCGTTGTTCAGAATTGCTTGCGCTCCGTGACGTCCAATTGCTTTGTTGTCAGCAATGTCCTTTTCCAACATCGCGTCTATTGCTTTTAGGAAC
The Neodiprion lecontei isolate iyNeoLeco1 chromosome 3, iyNeoLeco1.1, whole genome shotgun sequence DNA segment above includes these coding regions:
- the LOC107224667 gene encoding methylthioribose-1-phosphate isomerase isoform X1 yields the protein MQLLRNNNLAIKWEDGKLEILDQILLPVISKYVAVKGVEDGWKVINKMQVRGAPAIAIVGCLSLAVEIQPEVFTDKKSLRQEIEGKLNYLVSARPTAVNMKIAAEDLITLSNQLSKDDSVSAADMKERFLKAIDAMLEKDIADNKAIGRHGAQAILNNGAGDSLVRVLTHCNTGSLATAGYGTALGVIRTLHADKKLEQVYCTETRPYNQGARLTAYELVHEKMPATLICDDMVAALMKSRTISAVIVGADRVAANGDTANKIGTYQIAVVANYHSVPFYVAAPFTSIDFTIPNGDRIIIEERPEREMTHINDQRVAAAGIQCWNPAFDVTPAALITGIVTEKGVYSPEELKGLNVSEKLQD
- the LOC107224667 gene encoding methylthioribose-1-phosphate isomerase isoform X2 is translated as MTLRAIKWEDGKLEILDQILLPVISKYVAVKGVEDGWKVINKMQVRGAPAIAIVGCLSLAVEIQPEVFTDKKSLRQEIEGKLNYLVSARPTAVNMKIAAEDLITLSNQLSKDDSVSAADMKERFLKAIDAMLEKDIADNKAIGRHGAQAILNNGAGDSLVRVLTHCNTGSLATAGYGTALGVIRTLHADKKLEQVYCTETRPYNQGARLTAYELVHEKMPATLICDDMVAALMKSRTISAVIVGADRVAANGDTANKIGTYQIAVVANYHSVPFYVAAPFTSIDFTIPNGDRIIIEERPEREMTHINDQRVAAAGIQCWNPAFDVTPAALITGIVTEKGVYSPEELKGLNVSEKLQD
- the LOC107224667 gene encoding methylthioribose-1-phosphate isomerase isoform X3 is translated as MQLLRNNNLYVRGAPAIAIVGCLSLAVEIQPEVFTDKKSLRQEIEGKLNYLVSARPTAVNMKIAAEDLITLSNQLSKDDSVSAADMKERFLKAIDAMLEKDIADNKAIGRHGAQAILNNGAGDSLVRVLTHCNTGSLATAGYGTALGVIRTLHADKKLEQVYCTETRPYNQGARLTAYELVHEKMPATLICDDMVAALMKSRTISAVIVGADRVAANGDTANKIGTYQIAVVANYHSVPFYVAAPFTSIDFTIPNGDRIIIEERPEREMTHINDQRVAAAGIQCWNPAFDVTPAALITGIVTEKGVYSPEELKGLNVSEKLQD
- the LOC107224667 gene encoding methylthioribose-1-phosphate isomerase isoform X4, whose amino-acid sequence is MILKVRGAPAIAIVGCLSLAVEIQPEVFTDKKSLRQEIEGKLNYLVSARPTAVNMKIAAEDLITLSNQLSKDDSVSAADMKERFLKAIDAMLEKDIADNKAIGRHGAQAILNNGAGDSLVRVLTHCNTGSLATAGYGTALGVIRTLHADKKLEQVYCTETRPYNQGARLTAYELVHEKMPATLICDDMVAALMKSRTISAVIVGADRVAANGDTANKIGTYQIAVVANYHSVPFYVAAPFTSIDFTIPNGDRIIIEERPEREMTHINDQRVAAAGIQCWNPAFDVTPAALITGIVTEKGVYSPEELKGLNVSEKLQD